Proteins encoded in a region of the Cetobacterium ceti genome:
- a CDS encoding zinc-ribbon domain-containing protein, translated as MFFIGIFGIGTQDKFLREVSFKCTGCLEDNAELFQLGKTFQLFFIPLYTFGITYVLKCETCNSLYKINSKSIDKILSTGNVSYDDIKEIIYEHDVHSNNYR; from the coding sequence GTGTTTTTCATAGGAATTTTTGGAATAGGTACACAGGATAAATTTTTAAGAGAAGTTTCTTTTAAGTGTACAGGATGTCTTGAAGATAACGCTGAACTTTTTCAATTGGGAAAGACTTTTCAGCTTTTTTTCATACCTTTATACACCTTTGGAATTACTTATGTTTTAAAATGTGAAACTTGTAACAGCCTTTATAAAATAAATTCCAAATCAATCGACAAAATTCTTTCAACAGGAAATGTTTCCTACGATGATATTAAAGAGATTATCTATGAACACGATGTTCACTCTAACAATTATAGATAA
- a CDS encoding E2/UBC family protein, giving the protein MAIINGKRVTIPTPIDIEGNKLKKYSNLKENRRMIIEKNDNSFETIKDEETYSLDDYSKISEIPDRTKGNYFEIRSEISKAIIKSQIIDLGNKLFKNQNLQMDENNCDWLIVPEYKLPKNWHYLSKKTPLLIVFPQNYPSEPPVGFYLKEQLKNSPNGHFYQEAYHNAAKEPLKFGWKWYCVYILKKSWQPSSIKHIEDWRKGDNLWTYFQLIAEVLESSEN; this is encoded by the coding sequence ATGGCAATAATAAATGGGAAAAGAGTAACTATTCCTACTCCAATAGATATTGAAGGGAATAAATTAAAAAAATATTCTAATTTAAAAGAAAATAGAAGAATGATAATAGAGAAAAATGATAATAGCTTTGAAACAATAAAAGACGAAGAAACCTACTCATTAGATGATTATTCTAAAATAAGTGAAATTCCAGATAGAACAAAAGGTAATTATTTTGAAATAAGATCAGAAATATCAAAAGCTATTATAAAAAGTCAAATAATTGATTTAGGAAATAAATTGTTTAAAAATCAAAATTTACAAATGGATGAAAATAATTGTGATTGGTTAATTGTACCTGAGTATAAATTACCGAAAAATTGGCATTATTTATCAAAAAAAACGCCTTTATTAATAGTTTTTCCACAAAATTATCCATCAGAGCCACCTGTAGGATTTTATTTAAAAGAACAATTAAAAAATTCACCTAATGGTCATTTTTATCAAGAGGCATATCATAATGCAGCAAAAGAACCGTTAAAATTTGGTTGGAAATGGTATTGTGTATATATTTTAAAGAAATCATGGCAACCTTCTTCTATAAAACATATTGAAGATTGGAGAAAGGGTGATAATTTATGGACATACTTCCAACTGATAGCAGAAGTTTTAGAAAGCTCCGAGAATTAA
- a CDS encoding reverse transcriptase domain-containing protein yields MDILPTDSRSFRKLRELTLEEILKIDNVFEAYLKVKKKNKGPGLNGVSLKDIEGEELNFIARIINALKKESYIPRIVKLVSIPKKNGGERKIGVLSIEDKIIQQAILNILNPIYEDLFSFYSFAYRKNKSYINAVEVVEFFLKKDYEYILDLDIEDFFNTIDLDILRKLLRVKIKDKKLLKLLDKYLNQNIYDNGKVYKMKCGIIQGNILSPLFSNIYLHNLDIIANLNSGKMIRYADDFLILVKEKKDIKRYLSIVEKYFKEYNLRLNYKKSKIINFKQVKKIRFLGQIIYKSW; encoded by the coding sequence ATGGACATACTTCCAACTGATAGCAGAAGTTTTAGAAAGCTCCGAGAATTAACATTGGAAGAAATATTAAAAATAGATAATGTTTTTGAGGCTTATTTAAAGGTAAAAAAGAAAAATAAAGGACCAGGATTAAATGGAGTATCATTAAAAGATATAGAAGGAGAAGAATTAAATTTTATAGCAAGAATCATAAATGCTTTAAAAAAAGAAAGTTATATTCCGCGAATAGTAAAATTAGTATCAATTCCTAAAAAAAATGGTGGTGAAAGAAAAATCGGAGTTTTATCTATAGAGGATAAAATTATACAACAGGCTATATTAAATATTTTAAATCCAATATATGAAGATTTGTTTTCTTTTTATAGTTTTGCTTATAGAAAGAATAAATCCTATATAAATGCTGTAGAAGTAGTAGAATTTTTTCTGAAAAAAGATTATGAATATATTTTAGATTTAGATATAGAAGATTTTTTTAATACCATTGATTTAGATATATTAAGGAAATTATTAAGAGTGAAAATAAAAGATAAAAAATTATTAAAATTATTAGATAAATATTTAAATCAAAATATTTATGATAATGGAAAGGTTTATAAAATGAAATGTGGAATTATTCAAGGAAATATTTTAAGTCCACTATTTTCAAATATATATTTACATAATTTAGATATAATAGCAAATCTAAACTCTGGAAAAATGATTAGATATGCTGATGATTTTTTAATTTTAGTAAAAGAAAAAAAAGATATTAAAAGATATTTAAGTATTGTTGAAAAATATTTTAAAGAATATAATTTAAGGTTAAATTATAAAAAATCAAAAATAATAAATTTTAAACAAGTAAAAAAAATAAGATTTTTAGGTCAAATAATTTATAAAAGTTGGTGA
- a CDS encoding NYN domain-containing protein has translation MERVLVVLDYFNFQEGIIKKYGEFNYNFFLEYLSNLEEGRKLIDAYGYIKLDYYDENTKMEEINIIEANGFLIKRKINYSREDIENNFYETSIIIEILKTVKELNIEIVVFLTRNTIYYPLFKYLRDIGIRVEIASIENFENEKLNGISQGIISVDEFLMEKEV, from the coding sequence ATGGAGCGAGTTCTAGTTGTTTTAGATTATTTTAATTTTCAAGAAGGAATAATAAAAAAATATGGAGAATTTAATTATAATTTTTTTTTAGAATATTTATCAAATTTAGAAGAAGGAAGAAAATTAATAGATGCATATGGATATATAAAATTAGATTATTATGATGAAAATACAAAAATGGAAGAAATAAATATAATAGAAGCAAATGGATTTTTGATTAAAAGAAAAATCAATTACTCAAGAGAGGATATTGAAAATAATTTTTATGAAACTTCAATTATAATAGAAATTTTAAAAACTGTAAAAGAATTAAATATAGAAATAGTAGTTTTTTTAACAAGAAATACAATATATTATCCCTTATTTAAATACTTAAGAGATATTGGTATAAGAGTTGAAATAGCTTCTATTGAAAATTTTGAAAATGAAAAATTGAATGGAATTTCACAAGGAATTATATCTGTTGATGAGTTTTTAATGGAAAAGGAGGTATAA
- a CDS encoding LysE family transporter, which yields MIFFKGVATGLFLSLPFGPIGIYCMEKTLVKGEKEGYISALGMVTVDIIYGLLAYLFINQIGHLILQYQSFVKVLVGCFLILIGYKKIKANIEIKDISHENKSLLQDYLGTLVICLFNISGILAIAGIYATLNVGLTGDHAGFFTPFKLASGILTGGASLWFLTTFILYNFKKKITNLMLIKISKLAGFFILIFGIFAIIFAFYK from the coding sequence ATGATTTTTTTTAAAGGAGTTGCCACTGGACTCTTTCTTTCTTTACCCTTTGGTCCCATAGGTATTTACTGTATGGAGAAAACCCTTGTTAAGGGAGAAAAAGAAGGATATATTTCTGCCCTTGGTATGGTAACTGTGGATATAATCTATGGTTTACTTGCCTATCTATTTATAAATCAAATAGGGCATTTAATTCTTCAGTATCAATCCTTTGTAAAAGTGTTAGTAGGATGCTTTTTAATTCTTATTGGATATAAGAAAATTAAAGCAAATATTGAAATTAAAGATATTAGCCATGAAAACAAATCTCTATTACAGGATTATTTAGGTACTTTGGTTATCTGTCTTTTTAATATTTCGGGAATTTTAGCCATTGCTGGAATATATGCAACTTTAAATGTAGGCTTAACTGGAGATCACGCTGGATTTTTTACTCCCTTTAAACTTGCAAGTGGAATACTTACAGGAGGGGCATCCCTATGGTTTCTAACAACATTTATTCTTTATAATTTTAAGAAAAAAATTACTAATTTAATGTTAATTAAGATTAGTAAATTGGCTGGATTTTTTATTTTAATTTTTGGTATTTTTGCTATTATATTTGCCTTCTACAAATAA
- the csx2 gene encoding TIGR02221 family CRISPR-associated protein has product MKKVLFTTLGGINKSYRTTDYSIDNKIYKNKKFILSALDDYYNFDQIYVLGTVSSMWDAFYEYICISEKINPKEEYFCSINDQCSKATEKTSFNDIDLTYITEILPSKYKLEFLKYGLSQDEMIENMNLLIKLTEQISHDSEIYLDLTHGFRSNAFYMFMIMNYIINIKSSQDNIKGIFYGIHESKITPTPILNLKIFSEISELIKGVHDIKTYGNFYTISNCLSENNNEIKNKLNNFSNSLNINYIGEIKNKINQLNKIKITISETENSLIKMIVPKALDEFIQRFSHIKKDYLFLLEISKWYFEQKKYALSFLTLKESITVFFCENYCGKVDSKLLEETNKKINKIQYSFSNKNYIERMDPAFNDTKKLIDIYVKSRIIRNRIAHSEVNDIESFHDINKIPIYIETLSKIFQHPSVKEYIKNRLNF; this is encoded by the coding sequence ATGAAGAAAGTTCTTTTCACTACTTTAGGCGGTATAAATAAATCTTATCGTACAACTGATTATTCAATAGATAATAAAATTTATAAAAATAAAAAATTTATTTTATCAGCTTTAGATGATTATTATAATTTTGACCAGATCTATGTTCTAGGAACTGTATCCTCTATGTGGGACGCATTTTATGAATATATTTGTATCTCTGAAAAAATCAATCCAAAGGAAGAGTATTTTTGTTCCATAAATGACCAATGCTCCAAAGCTACTGAAAAAACATCTTTTAACGATATTGATTTAACTTATATTACTGAAATTCTACCTTCAAAATATAAACTTGAATTTTTAAAATATGGGCTTTCCCAAGATGAAATGATTGAAAATATGAATTTATTAATTAAGTTAACAGAACAAATTTCTCATGATAGTGAAATTTATTTAGACTTAACACATGGTTTTAGATCTAATGCTTTTTATATGTTCATGATAATGAATTATATTATCAATATAAAAAGTTCCCAAGACAATATAAAAGGAATTTTTTATGGAATTCACGAATCTAAAATAACTCCCACACCCATTTTAAATTTAAAAATATTTTCTGAAATTTCAGAACTTATAAAAGGAGTTCACGATATTAAAACATATGGAAATTTTTATACAATATCAAATTGTCTTTCTGAAAACAATAATGAAATTAAAAATAAATTAAATAATTTTTCAAATTCATTAAATATTAATTATATCGGTGAAATCAAAAATAAAATTAATCAATTGAATAAAATTAAAATTACTATTTCAGAAACAGAAAACTCTTTAATCAAAATGATTGTTCCTAAGGCATTAGATGAATTTATTCAGCGATTTTCTCATATAAAAAAAGATTATTTGTTTTTACTAGAAATTTCTAAATGGTATTTTGAACAAAAAAAATATGCTCTTTCTTTTTTAACACTTAAAGAATCTATCACAGTATTTTTTTGTGAAAATTATTGTGGTAAAGTAGATTCAAAACTTTTAGAAGAAACTAACAAAAAAATTAATAAAATACAATATAGTTTCTCCAATAAAAACTATATTGAACGAATGGATCCTGCATTTAACGATACAAAAAAATTAATAGATATTTATGTAAAATCTCGAATTATTAGAAATCGTATTGCTCACTCTGAAGTTAATGATATAGAATCATTCCACGATATAAATAAAATCCCAATTTATATTGAAACCCTCTCAAAAATTTTTCAACACCCTTCTGTAAAAGAATATATAAAAAATAGACTTAACTTTTAA
- a CDS encoding deoxynucleoside kinase yields the protein MFYKEFFEKIEMGENIMENIICIDGVVGVGKSTLGELLAKELGIKLFEEPVVNNPLLDKFYYDRKRYAFSTQVFFLNKRFEMIKEASKLDTCIMDRSIYGDVIFAKMLMEDGDMSKEEFSLYESLLKHMLESVDRPLLMIYLETTVDNAVKKIKERGRDYEQIVPRTYWESLNKNYSEYFSTYNLSELLVINVDNLDIRDNEKDREYFFSLVKNKLAEIGNKATSK from the coding sequence ATGTTTTATAAAGAGTTTTTTGAAAAAATAGAAATGGGTGAAAATATAATGGAAAATATTATATGTATAGATGGGGTTGTTGGAGTAGGTAAAAGTACTTTAGGAGAACTTTTAGCCAAAGAATTGGGTATAAAGCTATTTGAAGAGCCAGTTGTTAACAATCCTCTTTTAGATAAGTTTTATTACGATAGAAAAAGATATGCCTTTTCAACTCAAGTTTTCTTTTTAAATAAAAGATTTGAAATGATAAAGGAAGCTTCTAAATTAGACACTTGTATTATGGATAGAAGTATCTATGGAGATGTTATCTTTGCAAAAATGTTAATGGAAGATGGTGATATGTCTAAGGAAGAGTTTTCCCTTTATGAATCTCTTTTAAAGCATATGCTTGAGTCTGTTGATAGACCACTTCTTATGATATACTTAGAGACTACCGTTGATAATGCTGTAAAAAAAATTAAAGAAAGAGGTAGAGATTACGAGCAAATCGTACCTAGAACTTACTGGGAAAGTTTAAATAAAAACTACAGTGAATACTTCTCTACATATAATCTTTCTGAACTTTTAGTTATCAATGTTGATAATTTAGATATTAGAGATAATGAAAAGGATAGAGAATATTTCTTTTCTCTTGTGAAAAATAAATTAGCTGAGATTGGAAATAAAGCAACTTCAAAGTAA
- the cas4 gene encoding CRISPR-associated protein Cas4: MISATDLKNYLYCPRIIFYKKIHNLKEPIKNNILIKEGIKKHITKLNKNKYICKFLEGFIERKVEFKIYNEKLKLIGVIDELYFYEDELIIIEYKNSIYKGEVNNGELFQLIFYSLLVRNEYKKKINKGYIFYMKGKKKIAEIIFEKEDYLKCIKIIKNIFKIIDDEANPEVLENHEKCRGCEYKRLCFL; this comes from the coding sequence ATGATATCTGCAACTGACTTAAAAAATTATTTATATTGCCCAAGAATTATTTTTTATAAAAAAATTCATAATTTAAAAGAACCCATAAAAAATAATATTTTGATAAAAGAGGGAATAAAAAAACATATAACAAAATTAAATAAAAATAAATATATTTGTAAATTTCTAGAAGGATTTATAGAAAGAAAAGTGGAATTTAAAATTTATAATGAAAAATTGAAATTAATTGGAGTTATAGATGAATTATATTTTTATGAAGACGAATTAATTATAATTGAATATAAAAATTCCATTTATAAAGGGGAAGTTAATAATGGAGAATTATTTCAACTTATATTTTATAGTTTATTAGTAAGGAATGAATATAAAAAAAAGATAAATAAAGGATATATTTTTTATATGAAAGGAAAAAAGAAAATAGCAGAAATAATTTTTGAAAAAGAAGATTATCTAAAATGTATAAAAATTATAAAGAACATATTTAAAATAATAGATGATGAAGCTAATCCAGAAGTTTTAGAAAATCACGAAAAATGTAGAGGATGTGAATATAAAAGATTATGTTTTTTATAA
- the cas2 gene encoding CRISPR-associated endonuclease Cas2, whose amino-acid sequence MYLILYDICNDKTRQLLVKFLKNRGLYRLQKSVFAGDIKKNYIKEIIIESKKIIVEGEDSFIIIKVNKDIFKKMIWFGIDIDVEKYLKEKYIEVI is encoded by the coding sequence ATGTATTTAATATTATATGATATTTGTAATGATAAAACTAGACAATTACTTGTAAAATTTTTAAAAAATAGAGGATTATATAGATTACAAAAATCGGTTTTTGCAGGAGATATAAAAAAAAATTATATTAAAGAAATTATAATTGAAAGTAAAAAAATTATAGTTGAAGGAGAGGATTCTTTTATAATTATTAAGGTAAATAAAGATATTTTTAAAAAAATGATATGGTTTGGAATAGATATAGATGTTGAAAAATATTTGAAAGAAAAATATATAGAGGTGATATAA
- the cas1 gene encoding CRISPR-associated endonuclease Cas1: protein MEIFISQHGSVLFKRGELLVITNKQEKKEYSYRDISSILISGDVRLTTAFIKEAIENNIDIVLLDKYGFPQGRFFSTGLNNLSRVKKGQLICANSEVGIKLAKEWIIEKNIQIKKHLKELKQEDYLTEINIEKYQEKILNEEDLDIIRGYEGNISKKYFKILGLLMPKDFKFEKRSFRPALDEFNALLNYFLGILYNRIEKSCLIAGIDPTIGFFHRDDYNKPSFVFDYIEKYRYIPYGLTLKLFRGNKVRKSFFVNINNSYFLNEEGKRNLVPIFYDYLNKKVIFNNKKIEIINLIQEELFQLAKYFVTISKERR from the coding sequence ATGGAAATATTTATATCGCAACATGGAAGTGTTCTATTTAAGCGAGGAGAACTTTTAGTAATAACTAATAAACAAGAGAAAAAAGAATATTCTTATAGAGATATTTCATCGATTTTAATATCTGGAGATGTTAGATTAACAACAGCTTTTATTAAAGAAGCTATTGAAAATAATATAGACATAGTATTATTAGATAAATATGGTTTTCCTCAAGGAAGGTTTTTCTCTACAGGTTTGAATAATTTATCTAGAGTGAAAAAAGGACAATTAATATGTGCTAATTCAGAAGTTGGAATTAAATTGGCAAAAGAATGGATAATAGAAAAAAATATCCAAATAAAAAAACATTTAAAAGAGTTAAAGCAAGAAGACTATCTTACTGAAATTAATATTGAAAAATATCAAGAAAAAATATTAAATGAAGAAGATTTGGATATTATAAGAGGATATGAAGGAAATATATCAAAAAAATATTTTAAAATACTAGGATTATTAATGCCAAAAGATTTTAAATTTGAGAAAAGAAGTTTTAGACCTGCATTGGATGAATTTAATGCTTTATTAAATTATTTTTTAGGAATTCTTTATAATAGGATAGAAAAATCATGTTTAATAGCGGGAATAGATCCAACAATTGGTTTTTTTCATAGAGATGATTATAATAAACCATCTTTTGTTTTTGATTATATAGAAAAATATAGATATATACCGTATGGCTTAACACTAAAACTTTTTAGAGGAAACAAAGTGAGAAAAAGTTTTTTTGTTAATATTAATAATAGTTATTTTTTAAACGAAGAAGGAAAAAGAAATCTTGTTCCTATTTTTTATGATTATTTAAATAAAAAAGTAATTTTTAATAATAAGAAAATAGAAATAATAAATTTAATACAAGAAGAATTGTTTCAATTAGCAAAATATTTTGTAACTATTTCAAAAGAAAGGAGATAA
- the mnmA gene encoding tRNA 2-thiouridine(34) synthase MnmA encodes MNKNITIAVAMSGGVDSSTVAYLLKKQGYNIFGVTMKTCGEEDKDAKRVCDDLGIPFYLLDATEIFKDKVIDYFVDEYKYGKTPNPCMVCNRHVKFGELLNYAKEKGADFMATGHYAKIIDGELFIGDDVNKDQAYFLSQIKRENLKSIMFPLGGMEKPNVRELAKELGVRVYAKKDSQEICFVEDGKLKEFLSEKSNGAVNKPGDIVTTKGKVLGKHNGLAFYTIGQRKGLGIASDSPLYVLKLDSKNNRVIVGSNEDLLKSYLVAENLNLLTVDTLKDLDGVTCFAKTRSRDRLHPCKIQVINEKLIKVHFTQDQVRAVTPGQGVVFYDENGKVIASGFIKD; translated from the coding sequence ATGAACAAAAACATTACAATTGCAGTAGCTATGAGTGGAGGAGTTGACTCTTCAACTGTAGCTTACCTATTAAAAAAACAGGGATATAATATCTTTGGTGTAACAATGAAAACTTGTGGTGAGGAGGATAAAGACGCTAAAAGAGTTTGTGATGACTTAGGAATTCCTTTCTATCTTTTAGATGCCACTGAAATATTTAAAGATAAAGTAATTGATTACTTTGTAGATGAATATAAATATGGAAAAACTCCTAACCCATGTATGGTTTGTAACAGACATGTTAAATTTGGTGAACTTTTAAACTATGCTAAGGAAAAAGGTGCTGACTTTATGGCAACTGGGCACTATGCTAAAATAATAGATGGTGAACTTTTCATAGGAGATGACGTAAATAAGGATCAAGCTTATTTCCTATCTCAAATTAAAAGAGAAAACTTAAAAAGTATCATGTTCCCCCTAGGTGGAATGGAAAAACCAAATGTAAGAGAGCTAGCTAAGGAACTAGGTGTTAGAGTTTATGCTAAAAAAGACTCCCAAGAAATTTGTTTTGTTGAAGATGGTAAACTTAAGGAATTTTTAAGTGAAAAATCCAATGGTGCTGTTAATAAACCAGGTGATATTGTCACTACTAAGGGAAAAGTTCTTGGTAAACACAATGGACTAGCCTTTTATACAATAGGGCAAAGAAAAGGACTTGGAATAGCAAGTGATAGTCCTTTATATGTTTTAAAATTAGATAGTAAAAACAATAGGGTTATTGTTGGTTCTAATGAGGATCTTTTAAAATCCTATTTAGTTGCTGAAAATTTAAATCTATTAACTGTTGATACTTTAAAAGATTTAGATGGTGTAACTTGTTTTGCTAAAACAAGATCTAGAGATAGATTACACCCTTGTAAAATTCAAGTTATCAATGAAAAATTAATTAAGGTACATTTTACCCAAGATCAAGTTAGAGCAGTTACCCCTGGTCAAGGAGTTGTGTTCTATGATGAAAATGGTAAAGTTATCGCCAGTGGATTTATAAAGGATTAA
- a CDS encoding HesA/MoeB/ThiF family protein yields MENEIRFKRNQIEKMKMKLFSEKEEQYCILAGKLEEIGKKRIYKILEIIYPNKSDIKSLSNVHISIKKEFIYANLEKINKRMDIDTFLEVHTHPFQKNEVDFSFVDDNDEKEFNKYLQKFYKKLNYGNIVFSKTAYKGRVLIAEKFEDLKIREEERVMSLEKLSDINFKIYDRSIRFMGMKKLKEINLQKKVTIVGVGGLGSIIAENLLQMGVQNLVLIDDDIVDFSNLNRMVGINYKDAQEKKYKVEALKEHLYSINPEVQIETINKSVLEKEVLDRIIDSSKIFLTTDNHLSRAFINDMCVKYYIPFISIGVNISINKEKITDISGEIIKINPGDKFCLRCLKRLNQIKIDYEKINCEEIKNKMEKNRYIKNEKEPAVKTLNSIMGALAVDMFLNESIKYSREVNILVYEYNDLPKIYEEKIDLKKIKNCYICH; encoded by the coding sequence ATGGAAAATGAAATAAGATTTAAAAGAAATCAAATAGAAAAAATGAAGATGAAATTATTTTCTGAAAAAGAAGAGCAATATTGTATTTTAGCTGGGAAATTGGAGGAAATAGGTAAGAAAAGAATTTATAAAATTTTAGAAATAATTTATCCGAATAAGTCAGATATTAAAAGTTTAAGTAATGTTCATATTAGCATAAAAAAAGAATTTATTTATGCTAATTTAGAAAAAATAAACAAAAGAATGGATATAGATACTTTTTTAGAGGTTCATACTCATCCTTTTCAAAAAAATGAAGTAGATTTTTCTTTTGTAGATGATAATGATGAAAAAGAATTTAATAAATATTTACAAAAATTTTATAAAAAATTAAATTATGGAAATATTGTATTTTCTAAAACAGCATATAAGGGAAGAGTTTTGATAGCAGAGAAATTTGAAGATTTAAAAATAAGAGAAGAAGAAAGAGTGATGAGTCTAGAAAAGCTTTCTGATATAAATTTTAAAATATATGACAGAAGTATTAGATTTATGGGAATGAAAAAATTAAAGGAAATAAATTTACAAAAAAAAGTTACCATTGTTGGAGTAGGTGGTTTAGGATCAATAATTGCAGAAAATTTATTGCAAATGGGAGTACAAAATTTAGTATTAATAGATGATGATATAGTTGATTTTTCCAATTTAAATAGAATGGTTGGAATAAATTATAAAGATGCTCAAGAGAAAAAATATAAAGTAGAAGCCTTAAAAGAACATTTATATTCAATTAATCCAGAAGTTCAGATAGAAACTATTAATAAATCTGTACTAGAAAAAGAGGTTTTAGATAGAATAATTGATAGTTCAAAAATCTTTTTAACTACAGATAATCATTTGAGTAGAGCTTTTATAAATGATATGTGTGTTAAATACTATATTCCTTTTATATCTATAGGAGTAAATATAAGTATTAATAAAGAAAAAATAACAGATATCAGTGGAGAAATTATAAAGATAAATCCTGGAGATAAATTCTGTTTAAGATGTTTAAAAAGATTGAATCAAATAAAAATAGATTATGAAAAAATAAATTGTGAAGAAATAAAAAATAAAATGGAAAAGAATAGATATATAAAAAATGAAAAGGAGCCAGCAGTAAAAACATTAAATTCGATAATGGGAGCTTTAGCTGTGGATATGTTTTTAAATGAAAGTATCAAATATTCAAGAGAAGTTAATATATTAGTTTATGAATATAATGATTTACCAAAGATTTATGAAGAAAAAATAGATTTAAAAAAAATTAAAAATTGTTATATTTGTCATTAA
- the udk gene encoding uridine kinase, which produces MKNCIFIGVAGGSGSGKTTIAHNLVKAFKAEDAILVEQDAYYKELTGLSIEEKAKVNFDHPNSIEFELLHKHLLDLKAGNSIERPIYDFKTHSRKDETVKIHPSKIVIVEGILLFAIPEIRELFDVKIFVDTDADEMLLRRVERDIKERGRTFESVRDQYLTTVKPMFLEFCEPSKRYADVIIPRGGENKVAINMVVANLKRFLQNGNLSN; this is translated from the coding sequence ATGAAAAATTGTATCTTTATAGGTGTTGCAGGAGGAAGTGGAAGTGGAAAAACTACCATTGCCCACAATTTAGTAAAGGCTTTTAAAGCTGAAGATGCAATACTTGTTGAGCAAGATGCTTACTATAAAGAGTTAACTGGACTTTCTATTGAAGAAAAAGCTAAAGTTAACTTTGACCATCCTAATTCAATTGAATTTGAGCTTCTTCACAAACATCTTCTAGATTTAAAAGCAGGTAATTCTATTGAAAGACCTATCTATGATTTTAAAACTCACTCAAGAAAAGATGAAACTGTTAAAATTCATCCATCTAAAATAGTTATTGTAGAGGGAATTTTATTATTTGCAATTCCTGAAATCAGAGAATTATTTGATGTTAAAATCTTCGTAGATACCGATGCTGATGAAATGCTATTAAGAAGAGTTGAAAGAGATATTAAAGAAAGAGGTAGAACTTTTGAATCAGTTAGAGATCAATATCTAACTACAGTTAAACCAATGTTCTTAGAGTTCTGTGAACCTAGTAAAAGATATGCAGACGTTATTATCCCAAGAGGTGGAGAAAATAAAGTTGCCATTAATATGGTAGTAGCAAATTTAAAAAGATTCCTTCAAAATGGAAATTTAAGTAACTAA